Genomic segment of Chitinivibrionales bacterium:
GAACATCTTTTAAGTACTGAATAAATTTTTTCATAATATTTGCAATCGCAGGCCTGGAGGGACTCGAACCCCCAACCAATGGTTTTGGAGACCACTACTCTACCAATTGAGCTACAGACCTGTATTATTTCAGATTATCGCATTTCCTTATGCATGGTTCGCTTCTGTTCAGCAGGACAGTATTTCTTGAATTCCACACGTCCGGAATGCTTCCGTTTATTTTTTGTTGTCGTGTAATTGCGCCTCTTGCACGATGTACACTCCAGT
This window contains:
- the rpmG gene encoding 50S ribosomal protein L33 — protein: MPRDKIKLECTSCKRRNYTTTKNKRKHSGRVEFKKYCPAEQKRTMHKEMR